The Pseudoliparis swirei isolate HS2019 ecotype Mariana Trench chromosome 17, NWPU_hadal_v1, whole genome shotgun sequence sequence TTCACTTGGTACACCTGATAGTGCTTTCTAGATGGACGCTCCCACTCCAGTGCAACGcgtcacacacatcatacatcCATAATACGTGAACACATGCATGCAACATGCAGCTGTTTCAATGAGTTAGAAACTCTTCTTCATGGTTTTTATTTCTCAGCTGCGCTCGACACAGTTGACGTTTATTCCAGGTTTAAATGTCTTTTAGTATTTCACTAACTGACTTGATAGTAGAACTAGGTGATTGTAGAACGAGCTGTTCATCCAATAACAAATCGGTGCTTCCATGTCcagtgttttacatttttattgtatGGATGGTTTGAGCCGAGCCCGCCGCCCAGTGGCCGATCAGTGCATTACATACAGATAATGTGATCTGTGACTGAGAACTAAATGTATATTTCATGAATTTATGTACGATTTCATATCTGTGAAAACACGGAAATAATCCAACTAAAtagatttacaacaacaaaaagtgtgAAATCTGTGAGAAGAGAGTTCATCGTGTCACGGTGGCCGCTCCGGGTCCTCGAGTCCCCGGTGGAGGTGGAGCCGCTCCGGGTCCTCGAGTCCCCGGTGGAGGTGGAGCCGCTCCGGGTCCTCGGAGTCCTCCGTGGCGGTGGAGGTTCCGACACCGTAACAGCCGCTGATCAGAACGGGAGAACCGGCACGTGCGTGCCCGACACCACGATGCCTCGCGCCACCAGCTCCTCCGCCTTAGCGACCGTCGCTACGAACACCACGATGGCGCCGTCCATCCACGAGGCGGACTTCACGTCGAGGTCTCCGACCACGTCGCCCACGGCCAGGCAGACATCCTCCACGGAGCACGGGCCGCTCGGAGAGATCCTCACGCCGTGCTTCGGCGTCAGGTGGTCCAGCGACTCCATGGCGGCGTGTGTCGGGGTGGTTCCGGTGGTCCGGGGCGCCGCTGCTGCCTCACAGGAAGCGTCTCCACGGGGGGGAGGAGTCTCATTCCTCTGCTTCTCCATCTTTGAATGAGCCCATGAGCCTCAGCGCTGCGCTTCTCTTTTAACGGCAGTTGGCATCCAtgttggtgcattaccgccaccctctgctCGGGAGTATCAATCAGACAGTAGACTCATTACCctcaaaacaaaataataataataattaaataaacatcCCTACATTTCAATTATACCGTATAAAAACCCCGTGTCCATCACGGTGCTCATGCATCCGCTCTACAGAAACACCTTGGTATTAATCCGCCGATGAAAATAGGACCCGGCAAATGTTTGAGATCGGAGCCCAGATGTTTTTATAAAGGGACtttttaataaaagtatatatgtgATAAGTTTAAagccgtttctcaatcagcgttcTTGTGTGTACTTCTCTCTACGTCATCCGTCGCAgcccaaagcacggtcaaaatgcccggatgtgacttgaacctcccactttacccaggatgcatcagaggagacttgtggtactctggccagcagatatcccagaatgcatgtcacaccagcaaccggaaaccgtagcggaggagaaaataatcaACTTACAGTTGACTTTATAAATATTACTGTTGTCAGGAATGTGACGAGGATATTTTCAGGAGCCAATCAGGAGCCACTTAGTCTGTGAAGTGGAGACCAATCAAGCGGGTACCTTTTCCCTTGGTACACCTGTGCTTTCTAGATGTCGCTCCCACTCCAGTGCAACGCGTCACACATACAACATGCAGCCGTTTCAATGTGTTAGATAGAAACTCTTCTTCATGGTTTTCATTTCTCAGCTGCTCTCGACACAGTGGACGTTTATTTCAGGTACAAGGAAATATTCTAACTAAATAAATGTActataaaaagaagaagtgtgaAATCTGCGAGAAGAGACTTCATCCTGTCACGGTGGCCGCTCGCCGCCCTCAGAGTCCTCGGTGGTAGTAGAGCCGCTCGCCGTCCGCCGCGGCCCTCAGTCGCTCCTCCACGTCTTCCTTCCTTATCTGCAGAAACAAGGTCAATGTCGGCCGAGTTCAGGGACCCACCGCAGCGTCGGGGGGGGACTCACCGTCCCCAGCTGGGGGAAGAGGCTGAAGCAGACGGGGATCATCAGGCCCAGAACCAACGCCACGCTGACGTGACGGAGCGGCGCGGCCAGCAGAGAGTTCCTCTGGAAGCGCCTCGTCCTGAAAGAGGGAGGAGCTCAGCGCGGCGCGGCGGGGAGGGGCCAGCAGAGCGCCGCGCACACTGACCTCTGGAGGAGCAGCACCAGCAGGTTGGGGAGCGCCGCCGTGGCGCCGAACAGAACCGCTCTGGACCACGCCGTCTCCCTCACGGCCTGcagcgcggaggaggaggggaagtaaCGCCGCTGCTCTCAATGAGGAGACTTCCTCTGGTCCTCGTTCCTCTCACCTTGTCTCCTGCTGCCTTGGAGAGGCCGACGGGGTTTCCCCTGGAATCAAACACCCGGATGCCCGTTTCTGACTCGGCGCTCCTGACGGTGACCACGTTGAAGAAGGCCAGAGCAGCTGGAGGGGGACAGAGTCTCGCCCGTTAGAGCGCACCATTAAAGCCACAACCGCAGGAGCGATGACATCATGCGTGAGGATCCAGGTGCGACACGACGCTGCGGCACGAAGCTCCGGAGATGGAGACGTACCCGAGAGGGGGATGGGTAATATCGACCGGAAGAACGTCTGGACCGGAGCGCTCCGGACTCCAAGTCGGCTGATGAAGATTTGAGGAAGTGCCTGAAGTACAAGAGGAGGGAAGTGAAGAGGCAACTTCACGCTCCACGCTTCACATCCCCGCGCGGTGTTATCGGGCTACACACCCCGGCACATGTAGTGTAGGAAACGGTCCCCGCCATCAACAGCAGCTGCATCAGAGACGCCGTGGGGCTCTGGAGGGGAGAGATAAGGCCCGAGGGTCTGGGTGGAGAGCCAC is a genomic window containing:
- the sfxn4 gene encoding sideroflexin-4 codes for the protein MDTNLLYWKSHGQSFLSRLQVWVNLLDPLSLLSSDADILKAHSSLGSGETLNEKDGAALSLSLSSVHADSGAVVPLVFRPAALLPMSTPLVVASFLPHSSVRLALFWQFLLQSYCAGFNYANRNSSSEQSPTASLMQLLLMAGTVSYTTCAGALPQIFISRLGVRSAPVQTFFRSILPIPLSAALAFFNVVTVRSAESETGIRVFDSRGNPVGLSKAAGDKAVRETAWSRAVLFGATAALPNLLVLLLQRTRRFQRNSLLAAPLRHVSVALVLGLMIPVCFSLFPQLGTIRKEDVEERLRAAADGERLYYHRGL